Proteins encoded within one genomic window of Chthonomonas sp.:
- a CDS encoding helix-turn-helix domain-containing protein, with protein MDQSRMQGTLMLRFTTLASGVPYLVTAMSRANAGPKSQFHGHDFHELTLITKGSARHDWQTGYQQAIAGDLVCVRSRDFHRWTDASDDFAALTLALPTSTWRRFCESSGTAGLAREWEDATEPPHWCAPDPAQIESAMLEAMGALLEGDGVLSLNMLLLIVVKQAQEHAEREGVPEWLIRALGALSADDESLAAGLDRLLEAAGVSLPHLCRVVKRCYGISPTQLINRLRANRAATLLLTTDLSSDALAQLLGLTSRTYLHRVFRETMGKGPEAYRSHFKSVLNP; from the coding sequence ATGGATCAATCGAGGATGCAGGGCACGCTCATGTTGCGATTCACGACCTTGGCGTCGGGAGTGCCGTATCTGGTGACCGCGATGAGCAGGGCCAACGCAGGTCCTAAGAGCCAGTTCCACGGCCACGACTTCCACGAGTTGACGCTGATTACTAAGGGCTCTGCACGCCACGACTGGCAGACTGGGTATCAGCAGGCAATAGCTGGCGATCTAGTTTGTGTCCGGTCGCGAGACTTTCATCGCTGGACCGACGCTTCGGACGATTTTGCTGCGCTGACGCTGGCGCTCCCGACATCGACTTGGAGACGATTCTGCGAATCGTCGGGTACTGCTGGCCTCGCGCGCGAGTGGGAAGATGCAACCGAGCCACCGCACTGGTGCGCGCCCGATCCAGCCCAGATTGAGTCCGCCATGCTCGAAGCGATGGGGGCGTTGCTAGAGGGGGACGGCGTACTGAGCCTCAACATGCTTCTGCTCATCGTGGTGAAGCAGGCCCAAGAGCACGCGGAGCGAGAAGGGGTGCCCGAGTGGCTCATCCGCGCCCTGGGCGCACTCTCTGCGGACGATGAATCGCTGGCGGCTGGTCTCGACCGGCTACTGGAAGCAGCGGGCGTGTCGCTCCCCCACCTGTGCAGAGTCGTCAAGCGCTGCTACGGGATCTCGCCGACACAATTAATCAATCGGCTGCGCGCAAATCGAGCGGCGACCTTGCTCCTCACAACCGACCTTTCATCCGATGCTCTGGCACAATTGCTAGGTCTAACGTCCCGGACTTATCTTCATCGCGTATTTCGCGAGACGATGGGGAAGGGTCCTGAGGCGTACCGCTCCCACTTCAAGAGCGTTTTGAACCCGTAG
- the coaD gene encoding pantetheine-phosphate adenylyltransferase, with protein MRRAIYPGSFDPPTLGHLDIVERASRLYDEVVVAVGVNTTKQEPFLGFEERVQALQLVCKQWPNVVIDSFDGLLVEYARSQGAGSIVRGLRATADFDYEFQIAMANRRLAPEIETVFLMTKWEHSFLSSSIVRDIARHGGDFAGFVSPELVPIIAGAASR; from the coding sequence ATGAGGCGAGCGATCTATCCCGGCTCCTTTGACCCGCCCACCCTCGGGCACTTGGACATCGTCGAGCGCGCAAGCAGACTCTACGACGAGGTCGTGGTCGCGGTCGGTGTCAACACTACCAAGCAAGAGCCCTTCCTCGGCTTCGAGGAGCGTGTCCAGGCGCTGCAACTGGTATGCAAACAATGGCCCAACGTCGTCATCGACTCGTTCGACGGGCTGCTCGTTGAGTACGCCCGGTCGCAAGGTGCCGGCTCGATCGTACGAGGTCTGCGAGCGACCGCCGATTTCGACTACGAGTTTCAGATCGCGATGGCCAACCGCCGACTTGCCCCGGAGATTGAGACGGTGTTCCTCATGACCAAGTGGGAGCACAGTTTTCTCAGCAGTAGCATCGTGCGTGATATCGCCCGGCACGGCGGAGACTTCGCGGGATTTGTGTCTCCCGAGCTCGTTCCGATCATTGCAGGGGCCGCTTCGCGATGA
- a CDS encoding beta-lactamase family protein, with translation MSYLASLLLLTVSAPQPDVIDQYVEAQMKAQHIPGLTILVVLDGKILKRQGYGFSHLETKAAAKVEDRFDMGSIGKTFTATMIMQLVEKGKLKLEDKVSQHLSDWPKAWGEITIKQLISHQSGVPEYAGVPTIGLNDTYDAATWKKLMYALPLDFKPGQMFQYSNSNFTTLGMILEKVYNKKYIDIVNQQVFKPAGMKSTVFRTKQGELPKGSAAGYFYGTEWENAGPGGIAATPADGGGFTTVDDLRKFIEAGRAGKLVKLETLRQMQQASLVTSGRTTPYGLGWMVSDTSVSHGGNSVGFAAAMSTFPAQKLEIYMLCNTYSVLGDGFAAGLAMQLAPELKPKPVPNATDPDPARTARLLEAFRALASGNIDDKAFGPDMQARLKTLRGQMALQTMAPYTKCQALQFTAERDAAPDHIVQYRFVVDGVSRLVEFVITPEGPLYSVRVLPDPGRGTE, from the coding sequence ATGTCTTACCTAGCCTCGCTCCTCCTCCTCACCGTATCCGCCCCGCAGCCTGACGTAATCGATCAGTACGTCGAGGCGCAAATGAAGGCCCAACACATCCCCGGCCTCACGATCCTCGTCGTTCTCGACGGCAAGATTCTCAAACGCCAGGGCTACGGCTTCAGCCACCTTGAGACCAAGGCGGCGGCAAAGGTAGAGGATCGATTCGACATGGGCAGCATCGGTAAGACGTTTACCGCGACGATGATCATGCAGCTCGTGGAGAAAGGCAAGCTCAAGTTGGAAGACAAGGTCAGCCAGCACCTATCGGATTGGCCCAAGGCCTGGGGCGAAATCACGATCAAGCAGTTGATCTCTCACCAATCGGGAGTGCCAGAGTACGCGGGAGTCCCGACCATCGGGCTCAATGACACGTACGACGCTGCGACTTGGAAGAAGCTCATGTATGCGCTTCCGCTGGACTTCAAGCCGGGGCAGATGTTCCAGTACAGCAATTCGAACTTCACGACCCTTGGCATGATCCTCGAGAAGGTGTACAACAAGAAGTACATCGACATCGTCAACCAGCAAGTCTTTAAGCCCGCGGGAATGAAGTCCACGGTCTTTCGGACTAAGCAGGGTGAACTTCCGAAGGGTTCTGCGGCAGGCTACTTTTACGGAACCGAGTGGGAGAATGCTGGGCCTGGAGGCATCGCGGCGACTCCTGCGGACGGAGGCGGTTTCACTACCGTCGATGACCTGCGCAAGTTTATCGAGGCGGGTCGAGCGGGCAAGCTTGTCAAACTCGAAACACTGCGTCAGATGCAGCAGGCATCGCTGGTGACCAGTGGTCGCACCACGCCTTACGGTTTAGGATGGATGGTGAGCGATACCTCGGTCTCGCATGGTGGCAATTCGGTCGGGTTCGCGGCGGCGATGAGTACGTTCCCCGCCCAAAAGTTGGAGATCTACATGCTCTGCAACACGTACTCCGTGCTCGGCGACGGATTCGCCGCCGGGTTGGCGATGCAGTTAGCACCCGAGTTGAAGCCCAAGCCGGTGCCCAACGCAACTGATCCTGATCCCGCGCGCACTGCCCGACTCCTGGAGGCGTTCCGCGCGCTGGCCAGCGGGAACATTGACGACAAGGCCTTTGGACCCGACATGCAAGCCCGCCTCAAGACGCTGCGAGGCCAAATGGCCCTACAAACCATGGCACCGTACACAAAGTGCCAGGCCCTCCAGTTCACGGCCGAGCGTGATGCGGCTCCAGATCACATCGTTCAGTATCGATTTGTGGTGGATGGAGTCTCGCGGCTGGTCGAGTTCGTGATCACACCAGAAGGGCCACTCTACAGCGTTCGCGTGCTGCCCGATCCCGGTCGCGGCACAGAGTGA
- a CDS encoding SUF system NifU family Fe-S cluster assembly protein: MALEEMYQELIVDHGRRPRNFGELPDATHSARSYNPLCGDEIEISLRVQDGVIVQCKFTGCGCAISQAAASLLTERVTGMKLEDAKQFFGRFRSAMVDGDVSESEALGEFVALLPVREYPMRVKCATLAGHTLIAALEHPKDAGNA, encoded by the coding sequence ATGGCCTTGGAAGAGATGTACCAAGAATTGATCGTGGATCACGGTCGGCGCCCCCGAAACTTCGGAGAGCTGCCGGACGCGACCCATTCCGCGCGATCCTACAACCCACTCTGCGGCGACGAGATTGAGATCTCCTTGCGCGTTCAGGACGGTGTGATCGTCCAATGCAAGTTCACCGGGTGTGGATGCGCCATTTCTCAGGCTGCCGCGAGTCTGCTGACCGAGCGCGTGACAGGGATGAAACTAGAGGACGCCAAGCAGTTCTTTGGCAGATTTCGGAGCGCCATGGTGGACGGAGACGTCTCCGAGTCCGAAGCGCTTGGTGAATTCGTGGCGCTACTGCCAGTTCGGGAGTACCCCATGCGGGTGAAGTGCGCAACGCTGGCGGGCCATACGCTGATCGCGGCTCTAGAACACCCGAAGGACGCCGGGAATGCCTGA
- a CDS encoding bifunctional nuclease family protein, with protein sequence MPDDYEDEPEDLDTPPPFFPYDGEDADREPVDMGEPVEVQVEAVLAAEHAGNVQQFVLLSDGDRKLPIQIGGFEAAAITLVLEGKKTDRPMTHDLTKTLVDRLGGELVRVVIDDLWNTTYYAKLFLMHDGEEVIVDSRPSDSIALALRFDAPIFVSEAILAQADE encoded by the coding sequence ATGCCGGACGATTACGAAGACGAGCCCGAAGATCTCGATACACCTCCGCCGTTTTTCCCGTATGACGGGGAGGATGCGGATCGTGAACCTGTCGACATGGGCGAGCCGGTCGAGGTTCAGGTCGAGGCGGTGTTGGCGGCAGAGCACGCTGGCAACGTCCAGCAGTTCGTCTTGCTCAGCGACGGCGACCGAAAGCTCCCCATCCAGATAGGCGGGTTTGAGGCCGCCGCGATCACCCTTGTGCTCGAAGGCAAGAAGACCGACCGACCGATGACTCATGACCTGACGAAAACGCTCGTCGATCGTCTGGGGGGCGAACTCGTCCGAGTCGTCATCGACGACCTCTGGAACACGACATACTACGCCAAGCTCTTCCTCATGCACGATGGCGAGGAAGTGATCGTCGATTCCCGACCGAGCGACTCGATTGCGTTGGCGCTGCGCTTCGATGCCCCCATCTTCGTCTCCGAGGCGATCCTCGCCCAAGCCGACGAATAG
- the carB gene encoding carbamoyl-phosphate synthase large subunit gives MKPTVLVLGSGPIRIGQGIEFDYSCVHCVWALQELGYRAIILNNNPETVSTDFDTGDGLYFEPVTLDDVLRVARHENVVGIVCQFGGQTAINLAEGLHRSGETILGTGYKSIARAEDRSLFDAMLQELGINRPAGRAARSLEEALDTADSVGYPVLVRPSYVLGGRAMEICFDREFLTKFYAQAEDANPGQPVLVDRYVQGSEAEVDVISDGVDTLVPGIMEHIERAGVHSGDSMAVYPPVGISRETQWRMVEIACDIARTLEVKGLMNIQFVVDGDDVYVIEVNPRASRTVPYLSKVSGIPMVQLATRAMMGEKLKDLGYGSGLWCADGTEPSPGVVAPRVGGKIANRSDYVDGRLAQSHLFAVKAPVFSFQKLSRVEPSLGPEMKSTGEILGIDRVYEAALYKALVASHIQFKPTGLVVLTVNPRDREGAIQVARELTRRGYSLAATEGTHAALASEGIEAQMVKKLQEGSPNLLELIQSGQVSLMINTPSGAAVSTDEAKSIRRACIEAGVACVTNIDTAKALATALDYFANPERSMCLPYTEYLRPATVAR, from the coding sequence ATGAAGCCCACCGTACTTGTCTTGGGATCCGGTCCAATCCGCATCGGGCAGGGCATCGAATTCGACTACTCCTGCGTCCACTGTGTCTGGGCGCTCCAGGAGCTGGGCTACCGGGCGATCATCCTCAACAACAACCCCGAAACGGTCTCGACCGACTTTGACACGGGCGACGGCCTGTACTTCGAACCTGTTACCTTGGACGACGTCCTGCGGGTGGCGCGCCACGAGAATGTGGTCGGAATCGTTTGCCAGTTTGGCGGCCAAACCGCCATCAATCTAGCTGAAGGGCTGCACCGCAGCGGAGAAACGATCCTCGGTACCGGCTACAAGAGCATCGCCCGTGCCGAAGATCGTTCGCTGTTCGACGCCATGCTCCAGGAACTGGGCATCAATCGCCCCGCCGGTCGCGCCGCCCGATCTCTCGAAGAGGCGCTTGACACCGCCGATTCGGTCGGCTATCCGGTGCTCGTTCGGCCAAGCTACGTGCTTGGTGGCCGGGCGATGGAGATCTGCTTCGACCGCGAATTTCTCACCAAGTTCTACGCCCAGGCCGAGGACGCGAACCCGGGCCAGCCTGTGCTTGTGGACCGATATGTGCAGGGTTCCGAAGCAGAAGTCGATGTGATCTCCGACGGCGTGGACACGCTCGTCCCCGGAATCATGGAGCACATCGAGCGCGCTGGCGTCCACAGCGGCGATTCGATGGCGGTCTATCCGCCGGTCGGGATCTCGCGCGAGACCCAATGGCGCATGGTCGAGATCGCCTGCGACATCGCGCGGACCCTCGAGGTTAAGGGGCTCATGAACATTCAGTTTGTGGTCGATGGCGATGACGTGTACGTGATCGAAGTCAACCCGCGCGCCAGTCGCACTGTGCCGTATCTGAGCAAAGTCAGCGGGATCCCGATGGTTCAGCTAGCGACCCGAGCGATGATGGGTGAGAAGCTCAAGGACCTTGGCTACGGCAGCGGCCTGTGGTGCGCCGACGGGACCGAGCCGTCGCCGGGTGTGGTCGCTCCGCGAGTGGGCGGCAAAATCGCCAATCGGAGTGACTACGTCGATGGCCGACTGGCGCAGTCGCACCTGTTCGCGGTGAAGGCCCCGGTCTTCAGCTTCCAAAAGCTATCAAGAGTCGAGCCGAGCCTCGGCCCCGAGATGAAGAGCACGGGCGAGATCCTCGGGATCGACCGCGTCTACGAAGCGGCTTTGTACAAAGCACTCGTTGCCAGCCACATCCAGTTCAAGCCCACCGGCCTCGTCGTCCTGACCGTCAATCCCCGGGACCGTGAAGGGGCGATCCAGGTTGCCCGTGAACTCACGCGGCGGGGTTACTCACTCGCCGCGACGGAGGGGACCCACGCCGCCCTCGCCTCCGAGGGGATCGAGGCGCAAATGGTCAAGAAACTGCAAGAAGGTTCTCCTAACCTTCTGGAGCTGATCCAGTCGGGTCAAGTCTCGTTGATGATCAACACGCCCTCCGGAGCGGCCGTAAGCACCGATGAGGCGAAGTCGATCCGCCGCGCGTGTATCGAAGCAGGGGTCGCGTGCGTAACCAACATTGACACTGCCAAGGCGCTCGCCACGGCGCTAGACTACTTCGCAAATCCCGAGCGCTCCATGTGCCTACCCTACACCGAGTACCTTCGGCCCGCGACCGTCGCGAGGTAA
- the sufB gene encoding Fe-S cluster assembly protein SufB, with product MSENNPATIEEKSEHDLLLESWAQRDYKEGFVTDLETDSFEPGLSEETVRRLSAKKGEPEWMLEWRLKAYRHLQSMKPPHWVNAHYTEPDLQAISYFSAPKQMPKLNSLDEADPKLIETFNKLGIPLHEQMMLAGVAVDAVFDSVSVATTFKETLREAGVIFCSISEAIREHPELIRQYLGSVVPYSDNYFATLNSAVFSDGSFVFIPKGVRCPMELSTYFRINAANTGQFERTLIIAEDGAYVSYLEGCTAPMRDENQLHAAVVELIALENATIKYSTVQNWYPGDPETGKGGIYNFVTKRAKCEGRGSKVTWTQVETGSAITWKYPSVILKGDDSVGEFYSVALTAGQQQADTGTKMIHIGKNTRSVIVSKGISAGNGQNTYRGLVKINAGAENARNYSQCDSMLMGDRCGAHTFPYIEVKNKTAKVEHEASTSKVGEDQIFYMNQRGVATEEAVNMIVSGFCKDVFRELPMEFAVEAQKLLGVSLESSVG from the coding sequence ATGTCAGAAAACAACCCTGCAACCATCGAAGAGAAGTCTGAGCACGACCTCCTGCTGGAGAGTTGGGCGCAGCGAGATTACAAGGAAGGATTTGTCACCGATCTGGAGACCGATTCGTTCGAGCCCGGCTTGAGCGAGGAGACCGTTCGGCGGCTGAGCGCAAAGAAGGGCGAACCCGAGTGGATGCTCGAATGGCGGCTGAAGGCGTATCGACACCTTCAGTCCATGAAACCACCCCACTGGGTCAACGCCCACTACACCGAGCCCGATCTTCAGGCCATTAGCTACTTCTCTGCTCCCAAGCAGATGCCCAAGCTGAACTCTCTGGACGAGGCCGACCCGAAGCTCATTGAGACGTTTAACAAGCTCGGTATCCCCTTGCACGAGCAGATGATGCTGGCGGGGGTCGCGGTGGACGCGGTATTCGACAGCGTCTCGGTGGCGACGACTTTTAAGGAGACCCTCCGCGAGGCAGGCGTCATCTTCTGCAGCATCAGCGAAGCGATCCGCGAACACCCCGAGCTGATTCGCCAGTACCTGGGCAGCGTCGTGCCCTACAGCGACAACTACTTCGCCACGCTGAACTCCGCAGTCTTCTCCGATGGCAGCTTCGTGTTCATCCCCAAGGGCGTCCGGTGCCCGATGGAACTGAGCACCTACTTCCGTATCAACGCCGCCAACACCGGGCAGTTCGAGCGAACCCTGATCATCGCCGAAGACGGCGCGTACGTCAGCTACCTTGAAGGTTGCACCGCCCCGATGCGCGATGAGAACCAGCTACACGCCGCGGTCGTTGAGCTGATCGCGTTGGAAAATGCGACGATCAAGTACAGCACCGTTCAGAACTGGTATCCGGGCGACCCCGAAACCGGAAAAGGCGGTATCTACAACTTCGTCACCAAGCGCGCGAAGTGCGAAGGTCGCGGTTCGAAGGTCACCTGGACCCAGGTCGAGACAGGGAGCGCCATCACGTGGAAGTACCCAAGCGTCATCCTCAAGGGTGACGATTCGGTCGGCGAGTTCTACAGCGTCGCACTCACGGCGGGTCAGCAGCAGGCAGACACCGGCACGAAGATGATCCACATCGGCAAGAACACCCGATCGGTCATCGTGAGCAAGGGAATCTCCGCTGGCAACGGTCAGAACACTTACCGCGGTCTGGTGAAGATCAACGCAGGTGCCGAGAACGCCCGCAACTATTCGCAGTGCGATAGCATGCTCATGGGCGATCGCTGCGGTGCCCACACCTTCCCCTATATTGAGGTGAAGAACAAGACGGCGAAGGTCGAGCACGAGGCTTCCACGAGCAAGGTCGGCGAAGACCAGATCTTCTACATGAACCAGCGCGGCGTAGCCACCGAAGAGGCGGTCAACATGATCGTCAGCGGCTTCTGCAAGGACGTCTTCCGCGAACTCCCGATGGAGTTCGCCGTCGAAGCCCAGAAGCTCCTCGGCGTCTCGCTCGAGAGTTCCGTCGGCTAA
- a CDS encoding nitroreductase family protein, with amino-acid sequence MTSTTATKTVRDAAVHRVSIRKYTDQPISEELMNEILDTAGRAPSPWNVQPWRVTVVRDAEMKQKLMGAAYGQPQVGAATAVLVVASDMKDAVDHAEDFVHPGMADRTAELAQSTRDMFGKMGDEKSDEWGFAESNIFLGYLLLALESHGIGSSPMLGFDPAQVRELLGMHDRVRIPALVAIGYPAEAGFPQFRHPLSRWTKTV; translated from the coding sequence ATGACATCAACAACTGCAACAAAAACGGTCCGCGACGCTGCCGTCCATCGAGTGTCGATTCGCAAGTACACCGATCAGCCGATCAGCGAGGAGCTCATGAACGAGATTCTGGACACGGCCGGACGTGCCCCCTCGCCTTGGAACGTTCAGCCGTGGCGCGTCACAGTGGTTCGCGATGCCGAGATGAAGCAGAAGCTGATGGGCGCGGCGTACGGACAGCCTCAAGTCGGCGCAGCAACTGCGGTCCTGGTTGTGGCGAGCGATATGAAAGATGCCGTTGATCACGCCGAAGATTTCGTGCACCCAGGCATGGCCGATCGAACCGCTGAGCTGGCGCAATCGACCCGCGACATGTTCGGCAAAATGGGCGACGAGAAGTCCGACGAGTGGGGCTTCGCCGAGTCGAATATCTTCCTCGGCTATCTGCTCCTAGCACTCGAATCGCACGGCATCGGCTCGTCGCCCATGCTCGGCTTCGACCCGGCCCAAGTCCGAGAGCTTCTGGGGATGCACGACCGCGTGCGCATCCCGGCATTGGTGGCGATCGGCTACCCCGCAGAGGCGGGTTTCCCGCAGTTCCGGCACCCCCTCTCTCGCTGGACCAAGACGGTCTAA
- a CDS encoding Rrf2 family transcriptional regulator: MKFSAQEEYGIRCLLQIAEKGPDGMSTIPEIAKLEGITEPHAAKLLSLLRKGEFIKSTRGQSGGYRLSRSPEQITIGEVLNCLGGRLYDDGFCIRHSGTDEECVHRDDCVVGELWSRIQFVVDQLVNSTTLADVAQRRWAPGRENLEPLPIIERL, encoded by the coding sequence GTGAAATTTAGTGCCCAGGAAGAATACGGAATTCGGTGCCTACTGCAAATCGCAGAGAAGGGCCCCGACGGGATGAGCACAATCCCCGAGATCGCAAAGCTGGAAGGAATAACAGAGCCTCACGCTGCCAAGCTTCTGAGTCTGCTCCGCAAGGGAGAGTTCATCAAGAGCACGCGAGGACAGTCCGGGGGTTACCGGCTTTCGCGTAGCCCGGAGCAGATCACCATCGGCGAAGTGTTGAACTGCCTCGGCGGACGATTGTATGACGATGGATTTTGCATTCGTCACTCCGGGACCGACGAGGAGTGCGTACACCGCGACGACTGCGTCGTCGGCGAACTTTGGTCGAGGATCCAGTTCGTGGTCGACCAGCTCGTCAATTCGACGACCTTGGCGGATGTGGCGCAACGGCGATGGGCCCCCGGTCGCGAAAACCTGGAGCCTCTCCCGATCATCGAGCGACTATGA
- a CDS encoding PEP-CTERM sorting domain-containing protein — protein MKLNTRTFAFAVALGATVAANAQIQIYLGYADNATAAMNGVAVGTELKPVSKIGAVGSTFTVGVFIKNNGAKLTPGGGNTFLGFDTASTNNSSTGYASNAAAQTAGTAKKISLADAYVGSTGLDGFKTSDSSAASVDVQSGVTAAKFRGAQGSSTASMRSIGLNWGWGVGTGFAFNLDAGASLRVMTMVVTNKGIAAGDIFGDVATENGLTLNQDVAAGSAGTNYVGAGAQITYTSAGRKYALQAVPEPGTMIALGAALVGLAARRRKK, from the coding sequence ATGAAACTCAACACGCGAACTTTCGCTTTCGCCGTCGCACTCGGTGCGACCGTTGCTGCAAACGCTCAGATCCAGATTTACCTGGGTTACGCTGATAACGCGACCGCCGCTATGAACGGCGTCGCCGTCGGTACGGAACTGAAGCCAGTCTCGAAGATCGGCGCTGTCGGTTCCACCTTCACGGTTGGCGTTTTCATCAAGAACAATGGTGCCAAGCTCACCCCGGGTGGCGGCAACACGTTCCTCGGTTTTGACACGGCTTCGACTAACAACTCGTCCACGGGTTATGCTTCGAACGCAGCTGCACAGACCGCAGGCACCGCTAAGAAGATCTCTTTGGCCGACGCATATGTCGGTTCGACGGGTCTCGATGGCTTCAAGACGAGCGACAGCTCGGCTGCAAGCGTTGACGTCCAGAGCGGCGTTACCGCAGCTAAGTTCCGAGGCGCACAGGGCTCTTCGACCGCTTCGATGCGATCGATCGGTCTGAACTGGGGCTGGGGCGTTGGCACCGGCTTCGCGTTCAACCTGGACGCTGGTGCAAGCCTCCGCGTCATGACCATGGTCGTGACGAACAAGGGCATCGCCGCTGGCGACATCTTCGGTGATGTTGCTACCGAGAACGGTCTGACCCTGAACCAGGATGTCGCTGCCGGTTCGGCTGGTACCAACTACGTTGGCGCCGGTGCGCAGATCACCTACACGTCGGCTGGCCGCAAGTACGCCCTCCAGGCTGTACCTGAGCCGGGCACGATGATCGCTCTGGGCGCTGCCCTGGTCGGTCTGGCTGCACGCCGCCGCAAGAAGTAA
- a CDS encoding DUF59 domain-containing protein: MPERIDIPATEPQPLNSIQRNLLEGEVIEALQTVYDPELPVNIYDLGLIYDVTVHDSGHVEILMTLTSPACPVAETLPGEVQSVIAGVAGVREAKVNLTWDPPYTLDRMPEHVKLELGLL; this comes from the coding sequence ATGCCTGAGCGCATCGATATCCCGGCCACGGAGCCACAGCCTCTCAACTCGATTCAGCGAAACCTGCTGGAAGGAGAAGTGATTGAGGCACTCCAAACGGTTTACGATCCAGAGTTGCCCGTGAACATTTACGACCTGGGGCTCATTTACGATGTGACAGTCCACGACTCGGGCCATGTCGAGATTCTCATGACACTGACATCGCCCGCCTGCCCGGTCGCCGAGACGTTGCCAGGCGAGGTCCAGTCCGTCATCGCTGGCGTCGCTGGCGTCCGTGAGGCGAAGGTCAATCTGACTTGGGATCCTCCCTACACACTCGATCGGATGCCCGAGCACGTCAAGCTGGAGCTAGGACTACTGTGA
- a CDS encoding dihydrodipicolinate synthase family protein, with the protein MSPLPTGVYPASVTPFDSAGEIDLVSLARLLAWFESVGCVGAVLGGTNGEGPSLSAVERRDLLRAAIPMRGKLNLIQGIGTSSLEEAKWLASQSAKDGAVACLVMPPSYFQAQEKGIIDWFLGLMESSKIPILAYNFPKKSDVTITVAMIKAWRAHPMFAGVKDSSGEPGNLAAFRNATPDHSLLVGDETLLALALDAGWNGSISGAANVLARTLASIVAEWGSETARTRFEWVQPTLAKLRGFSQPIANKALLAQSGILSSDAVRLPLLQSNHDLTQVETDLPKGPAHSVPRPGSGSTRTL; encoded by the coding sequence ATGAGCCCGCTTCCCACCGGTGTCTATCCTGCGTCGGTCACACCGTTTGACTCTGCCGGTGAAATCGATCTTGTTTCTCTCGCGCGACTACTCGCGTGGTTCGAGAGCGTCGGATGTGTTGGTGCGGTGCTCGGTGGGACCAACGGAGAAGGCCCATCCCTGAGTGCGGTCGAACGGCGAGACCTTTTGCGCGCGGCGATTCCGATGCGGGGCAAGTTGAACTTGATTCAGGGGATTGGGACATCGAGCTTAGAGGAAGCTAAATGGCTGGCGAGCCAGTCGGCAAAAGACGGCGCAGTGGCTTGCCTGGTGATGCCTCCCAGCTACTTCCAGGCGCAGGAGAAGGGGATCATCGACTGGTTCCTGGGGCTCATGGAGTCAAGCAAGATTCCGATCCTCGCCTACAACTTTCCCAAAAAGTCGGACGTGACCATCACAGTCGCGATGATCAAAGCGTGGCGAGCACATCCAATGTTCGCGGGCGTCAAAGATAGTTCGGGTGAGCCGGGAAACCTCGCCGCGTTTCGAAATGCCACACCCGACCATTCGCTGCTTGTCGGCGATGAGACCCTCCTCGCTCTAGCCCTGGACGCGGGCTGGAATGGGAGCATCAGCGGCGCGGCGAACGTGCTGGCGCGCACGCTCGCCAGCATCGTAGCTGAGTGGGGAAGCGAGACGGCTCGGACTCGCTTCGAGTGGGTGCAACCAACCCTCGCAAAACTACGAGGGTTCTCGCAGCCGATCGCCAACAAGGCCCTACTCGCTCAGTCCGGCATCCTGAGTTCTGACGCGGTTCGGTTACCGTTGCTCCAAAGCAACCACGATCTCACACAAGTCGAGACCGACCTGCCCAAGGGACCTGCTCACTCTGTGCCGCGACCGGGATCGGGCAGCACGCGAACGCTGTAG
- a CDS encoding iron-sulfur cluster assembly accessory protein, whose translation MSTEFPVEITAEAAQQAARVLTRNPEMGSFIRLGVKGGGCSGFEYLFRIDSARREGDVSLTLGGVEFVVDPKSSKFLLGARLIVTGNLLGPGLAFENPNAAKSCGCGTSFTPKNL comes from the coding sequence ATGAGCACGGAATTCCCCGTTGAGATCACAGCCGAGGCAGCGCAGCAGGCTGCGCGCGTCCTGACTCGCAACCCGGAAATGGGTTCTTTCATTCGGCTCGGCGTGAAGGGTGGCGGTTGTTCCGGCTTCGAGTACCTGTTCCGGATCGACTCGGCGCGGCGGGAAGGCGACGTCTCACTCACTCTGGGTGGCGTGGAATTCGTCGTAGACCCCAAGTCTTCTAAGTTCCTTCTCGGAGCACGCCTAATCGTGACCGGCAACTTGCTCGGACCGGGCCTGGCATTTGAGAATCCCAACGCCGCCAAGAGTTGCGGGTGCGGCACAAGTTTCACCCCAAAAAACCTCTAA